The Paramisgurnus dabryanus chromosome 3, PD_genome_1.1, whole genome shotgun sequence genome includes a window with the following:
- the LOC135744839 gene encoding uncharacterized protein isoform X5, translating to MMTIDAPVILSALFFTIIAIIVASTLLSRKSAPKKETKRREEEISEFNQSRDREETSVAHVRAEIHQQTPVQAALEPEPVPEDDVEPTPVEKLRHAPETVAALIEEPVSEAVTVVLRSESAPKPESVAIPEPESVAVPETKSVPVSELESVPVSVPESVLVVEPERVSILETESVSIPETKSVPVSEPKSVPVSEPESAPISEPESAPVSEPESVPVSEPESAPVSEPESAPVSELETAPIPELETAPVSEPEIAPISETQSVSVPELESVPVSKLESVPVPEPVLVSESLSVPESLPIPEPVHIPEPQHVPKAKSGSAPEPESVLSLESEFAPNLEPKFAPIPELESVPSSAVESAPILEPQSAPILESESAPTPEPKSAPIPESAPIPESESAPIPEPKSTPIPESESALVPEPKSEPIPEPESAPILESESAPTPDSKSKPNPYLESAPIPEPKSSPIPESESAPIPEPKSTPIPESESALVLEPKSESIPEPESAPIPEPKSTHIPESESAPIPEPKSTPIPESESDLVPEPKSESIPEPESAPIPEPKSAPIPESESAPIPEPKFTPIPESESDLVPEPKSESIPDPESAPIPEPKSAHIPESESTPVCAPESVHPSNIKCAIASEPTPEPSSAPAPETSPAAETVPEILELNDIAAAPGVDDVETPAVVPDKNRTTKFEGRLTKEEMEEEQSRRYCLFQVTELPSKQNLVGVGKKCPKNESSRPLQSDNFY from the exons GCAGCTCTAGAGCCAGAGCCTGTTCCTGAGGATGATGTAGAACCCACACCTGTGGAGAAGCTCAGGCATGCACCAGAGACAGTGGCTGCGTTAATAGAGGAGCCAGTGTCTGAAGCAGTCACTGTGGTGCTAAGGTCCGAGTCTGCCCCTAAGCCAGAATCTGTGGCCATCCCTGAACCCGAATCTGTGGCTGTCCCTGAAACCAAGTCTGTGCCCGTCTCTGAACTGGAATCTGTGCCCGTCTCTGTACCGGAATCTGTGCTCGTCGTTGAACCGGAACGTGTATCCATCCTTGAAACTGAATCTGTATCCATTCCTGAAACCAAATCTGTGCCCGTTTCTGAACCAAAATCTGTGCCCGTTTCTGAACCGGAATCTGCGCCCATCTCTGAACCAGAATCTGCGCCCGTTTCTGAACCAGAATCTGTGCCCGTTTCTGAACCGGAATCTGCGCCCGTCTCTGAACCGGAATCTGCGCCTGTCTCTGAACTGGAAACTGCGCCCATCCCTGAACTGGAAACTGCGCCCGTCTCTGAACCGGAAATTGCGCCAATCTCTGAAACACAATCTGTTTCTGTCCCTGAATTGGAATCTGTGCCAGTCTCTAAACTTGAATCTGTACCCGTGCCTGAACCTGTGCTTGTCTCTGAATCCTTGTCTGTCCCTGAATCCTTGCCCATCCCGGAACCTGTCCACATCCCTGAGCCACAACATGTGCCTAAAGCAAAATCTGGCTCTGCTCCTGAACCAGAATCTGTGCTGTCACTAGAATCAGAATTTGCACCCAATCTTGAGCCAAAGTTTGCACCCATCCCTGAACTGGAATCTGTGCCCTCCTCTGCAGTGGAATCTGCACCCATACTTGAACCGCAATCTGCTCCAATCCTTGAATCAGAATCTGCACCCACCCCTGAGCCAAAGTCTGCACCCATCCCTGAATCTGCACCTATTCCTGAATCAGAATCTGCACCCATCCCTGAGCCAAAGTCTACACCCATTCCAGAATCAGAATCTGCGCTTGTCCCTGAACCAAAATCTGAACCCATCCCTGAACCGGAATCTGCTCCAATCCTTGAATCAGAATCTGCACCCACCCCTGATTCAAAGTCTAAACCCAACCCTTATTTAGAATCTGCACCCATCCCTGAGCCAAAGTCTTCACCTATCCCTGAATCAGAATCTGCACCCATCCCTGAGCCAAAGTCTACACCCATCCCAGAATCAGAATCTGCGCTTGTCCTTGAACCAAAATCTGAATCCATCCCTGAACCAGAATCTGCTCCAATCCCTGAGCCAAAGTCTACACATATTCCTGAATCAGAATCTGCACCCATCCCTGAGCCAAAGTCTACACCCATCCCAGAATCAGAATCTGATCTTGTCCCTGAACCAAAATCTGAATCCATCCCTGAACCAGAATCTGCTCCAATCCCTGAGCCAAAGTCTGCACCCATCCCTGAATCAGAATCTGCACCCATCCCTGAGCCAAAGTTTACACCCATCCCAGAATCAGAATCTGATCTTGTCCCTGAACCAAAATCTGAATCCATCCCTGACCCGGAATCCGCTCCAATCCCTGAGCCAAAGTCTGCACACATCCCTGAATCAGAATCGACGCCTGTCTGTGCACCGGAATCTGTTCACCCCTCTAATATCAAATGTGCAATCGCCTCTGAGCCCACCCCTGAACCATCATCTGCGCCTGCCCCAGAGACCTCTCCAGCAGCTGAAACTGTTCCAGAGATCTTAGAGCTTAATG ATATTGCAGCTGCACCAGGGGTAGATGATGTTGAGACCCCTGCAGTCGTGCCCGATAAAAATAGGACCACCAAGTTTGAAGGGAGATTGACCAAAGAAGAGATGGAGGAAGAGCAAAG CAGGCGATATTGCCTGTTTCAGGTCACTG AGTTGCCGAGTAAGCAGAACTTGGTGGGTGTGGGGAAAAAGTGCCCTAAAAATGAATCTTCAAGACCTTTGCAAAGTGACAACTTTTATTGA